Part of the Paenibacillus aurantius genome, GATCGACATCACAGTTCGACATACGGATGCTGGCAGGCTTGGTATAATGAATTTCGTTGGCAGGGGAAGAAAGAGGGGATCACGATGAAATATGCTCTTAAGCTGGGCACCTGGGGCATATGGAGGTAGTGGTGCAACCGGCCCGTGGTGAAATCCATACATTTGACCATTGGAGGAAAAGTTCGATGAACACACAAACAGAGATCGAAGAACTGGATATGGAGTGGGTAGAACTGATCGCCGCCGCTCGGCAGCTCGGCCTATCCAAGGAGCAGGTCCGGGGATTTCTAAGCACACCGCTGGCTTATTTGGTAGAAGGACGGGAGAGAACCACGGATACCGGTCTCGATCCGTTAACCCATGCCGGATAGAACATTCCATACATAATCACAGGTTCCGGGTTGGACGGGACCTTATTCGGCCGGAGTCAGCCCTGGGCAGGGTTGGCTTCTTTTTGTTAGGAAAAGGAAGAACTCCTTGCGGAAGGAAAAAAATGTGTGTATATTGTTAATATAAATATACACAGTAATCACACTAAGGAGAGATGACCGTGTGGAAGAGCGCGGCCCGGCTGGCCCGGATGGAAATCAGGAGGAAGGCCTGTGAATTCCTCTTCTCAGGAGCCGTCACCGTCTTTTA contains:
- a CDS encoding anti-repressor SinI family protein; its protein translation is MNTQTEIEELDMEWVELIAAARQLGLSKEQVRGFLSTPLAYLVEGRERTTDTGLDPLTHAG